The following coding sequences are from one Virgibacillus necropolis window:
- a CDS encoding TrmB family transcriptional regulator — MKLKQVVDSLKKLGFTEYEAKIYLGLLRSHPANGNAIAKLSGVPTPKVYETVRKMLEREIIFTVSGGEEGKKVRYSPLPYKDLLNQKKKSFSGNMSFLSEALVEVSSMSDTDWTELFVIRGYSSAMEAVESSIKNSKSEIVMSCWCTELDVLIEPLTEAHNRGVNIVTLAFDDSDREVLWRNFKHYGGKTVLFRHGGELSIVIDHSKAIVLQSLNDSPHAVVSGHPVTISTTRNYIRHDIYVNRMLDDFEGVMKQRYGNELEHLIRDF; from the coding sequence GTGAAATTAAAACAAGTAGTAGACAGCTTAAAGAAGCTGGGATTTACGGAATACGAAGCTAAAATTTATCTTGGACTCCTACGTTCTCATCCGGCAAACGGAAATGCAATAGCCAAGTTATCCGGTGTGCCGACACCTAAGGTTTATGAAACAGTTCGAAAAATGCTAGAGCGTGAAATTATTTTTACGGTCTCGGGAGGGGAGGAAGGAAAAAAAGTTCGTTACAGCCCGCTTCCATATAAAGATCTTTTAAACCAAAAGAAAAAATCATTTTCGGGTAATATGTCCTTTCTTTCGGAAGCGCTAGTCGAAGTATCCTCGATGAGTGATACAGATTGGACAGAGCTGTTTGTGATTCGCGGTTACTCATCTGCTATGGAAGCAGTTGAATCCTCAATCAAAAACTCTAAATCTGAAATTGTAATGAGCTGTTGGTGTACTGAACTCGATGTTTTAATAGAACCCCTTACTGAGGCACACAATCGTGGTGTTAATATTGTAACCTTAGCTTTTGACGACAGTGACAGAGAGGTACTATGGCGTAACTTTAAACATTATGGCGGTAAAACAGTGCTTTTTCGTCATGGAGGGGAACTTTCGATTGTAATTGATCATTCCAAAGCTATTGTACTTCAGTCACTAAACGATTCACCTCATGCGGTTGTGTCAGGTCATCCTGTAACAATTTCAACTACACGAAATTATATCCGTCATGACATTTACGTCAACCGAATGCTCGACGACTTCGAGGGGGTGATGAAACAGAGATATGGAAATGAACTTGAGCATCTAATTAGAGACTTTTGA
- a CDS encoding BKACE family enzyme → MEKLIITVATTGAVTTRDNSPYLPITPTEIASEVFDSYKAGASIAHIHVRDKNGDPSMDFESFRETVERIKEKCDIIINLTSSGGLNLKEEDRLKVCELQPEFASLDAGSMNFGSSVFLNSPPFLEKLSKKMNEHEVRPEIEIFDSGMINNALMLAKKGLIKPPFHFQFVLGVPGGMTATPKNLIHLIDSIPPGSTWSVIGIGKHQLVMNTLGITLGGHVRIGMEDNVYYKKNELATTNAQFIDRIVRISDELEREVADVSEARKILGLN, encoded by the coding sequence ATGGAAAAGCTAATAATTACTGTAGCAACAACTGGGGCCGTTACAACAAGGGATAACTCGCCATATCTTCCTATTACACCAACAGAAATAGCGAGTGAAGTGTTCGATTCGTATAAAGCAGGTGCATCGATTGCGCATATTCATGTTAGAGATAAAAATGGGGACCCGTCAATGGATTTTGAGAGTTTCAGGGAAACCGTTGAACGAATTAAGGAAAAATGTGACATTATTATTAATCTTACTTCTTCAGGAGGGCTAAATTTAAAAGAGGAGGATCGATTAAAGGTTTGTGAATTACAGCCAGAGTTTGCATCATTAGACGCCGGATCGATGAATTTTGGTTCCTCAGTTTTTCTGAATTCCCCTCCTTTTCTAGAGAAACTGTCAAAAAAGATGAATGAACATGAGGTTAGACCCGAAATTGAAATATTTGATTCAGGGATGATTAACAATGCCTTGATGCTTGCGAAAAAAGGACTTATTAAACCTCCTTTTCATTTTCAATTTGTTTTGGGAGTACCAGGTGGTATGACTGCCACACCAAAAAATCTCATCCATTTGATAGATAGTATTCCACCTGGATCTACCTGGTCTGTAATAGGGATTGGAAAACACCAATTGGTCATGAATACTTTGGGGATCACACTAGGCGGACATGTACGTATTGGGATGGAAGATAACGTCTATTACAAAAAGAATGAATTGGCAACAACAAATGCTCAATTTATCGATAGAATTGTTCGTATTTCTGATGAATTAGAAAGGGAGGTGGCGGATGTAAGTGAAGCGAGAAAGATCTTAGGATTAAACTAA
- a CDS encoding cyclase family protein, which yields MSSFQIIDLSVPISERVKEPLPAKVDYCKHEQGAEQAAKMFELEPNDFPENKAWAVETVTLSTHTGTHVDAPWHYWPTTDGKPSRTIDELPLEWFYGSGVLFDFHKKEPGYEITTEDLKQKLKELNYELKPYDIVLIRTDADKKIFEDNYFNAHSGVSAEATHWLIDQGIKVMGIDGWGWDIPFHLQAEEYKKNPRDGVLWAAHFVGQEKEYCQIEKLANLDQIPKPYGFKVAVFPVKIEKASAGWARPVAIIE from the coding sequence ATGAGTAGTTTTCAGATCATTGATTTAAGCGTACCGATAAGCGAGAGAGTTAAGGAACCACTTCCTGCTAAAGTTGACTATTGCAAGCATGAACAAGGAGCCGAACAGGCTGCAAAGATGTTTGAGTTAGAACCAAATGATTTTCCCGAAAATAAAGCATGGGCGGTAGAAACCGTAACATTAAGTACTCATACAGGTACACATGTTGATGCACCTTGGCATTACTGGCCAACAACAGACGGGAAACCATCGAGAACAATTGATGAACTTCCACTTGAATGGTTCTACGGATCGGGCGTTTTATTTGATTTTCATAAAAAAGAGCCAGGCTATGAGATTACAACTGAAGATCTAAAACAAAAACTTAAAGAGTTGAATTATGAACTAAAGCCTTATGATATTGTTTTAATTCGGACCGATGCAGACAAAAAGATTTTTGAAGATAATTATTTCAATGCCCATTCAGGTGTTTCCGCTGAAGCTACCCATTGGTTAATAGATCAGGGGATAAAAGTTATGGGGATTGACGGTTGGGGCTGGGACATACCTTTCCATTTGCAGGCTGAAGAATATAAAAAGAATCCAAGAGATGGTGTTTTATGGGCAGCTCACTTTGTAGGGCAGGAAAAGGAATATTGTCAAATCGAAAAGTTAGCTAACCTTGATCAAATTCCTAAGCCCTATGGATTTAAGGTAGCTGTTTTTCCTGTGAAAATTGAAAAGGCAAGTGCCGGATGGGCGAGACCTGTAGCAATTATTGAATAG
- a CDS encoding sodium:solute symporter family protein, which translates to MSFNSVFLIYFLIFFIVLLYGGWITRKWVKNSNDYLLAGREVGLIINVFGVAAIGFAGTIITLGPGLAVLYGFWGSYGFGFAYLFGGLALYGIFFAPYIRRSGAHTLPEWLEMRFDSRTRVLVTIASILGLLGIMANNVVSMAIVVNGFTGWSLIWTLSAIFLLFLLFTYIGGFWAVTLTDFLQMCIGLVALPAMLLSLLIEFGGFNFIKNNWPSDLSYWTHGFTGDQLSIFSLQYPSLLTFFILFACFLVWGNNYYWLRVSSTRTEKTAKLSFVFAVILLAAVPYLILTITGLYAGSSFPEIFTPNGGSVSPMAAFGVVLKGLPIAVAALALMGSLAASISTSTTALIGASGTAVRDIYQRHIKPTATPKELTLPSKLITVGLGILVWLFCFYPGGPLYLFAFATAWLGPPSVLVFLGIWWKRTSKQGAFYGAVLGIGITALLTLLDLLGIFSISQYTHVGVVGLFVTVLFTVTVSLMTIPNYYGKANWKLKEEPTAELFKLNEQEKEVLKLISSGYNTMAEVSDMLGVDSSVSNKLVEKLDQTRLIYRSNYTGPGFYSFNLTEAGSEYINRNMDSDERVEEFLMVEDLTILRKIGLGVTEFNKYVEETDMDSLKVSVIVSKLIKQGYLKESGLWKRQININEAGKAVLDKYKFIG; encoded by the coding sequence ATGAGTTTTAATTCAGTGTTTCTTATTTACTTTTTAATCTTTTTTATTGTACTGCTGTATGGTGGCTGGATAACGAGAAAATGGGTAAAAAATTCGAACGACTACTTATTAGCTGGTAGAGAAGTTGGTTTAATAATTAACGTCTTTGGAGTTGCAGCAATAGGGTTTGCTGGTACCATCATTACACTTGGGCCAGGGCTAGCTGTTTTATATGGTTTTTGGGGATCATATGGTTTCGGTTTTGCTTATCTTTTTGGTGGATTAGCCCTTTATGGAATTTTCTTTGCACCTTATATTCGCAGATCCGGTGCACACACACTACCTGAATGGCTTGAAATGAGGTTTGATTCAAGAACGAGGGTACTAGTAACTATCGCGAGTATACTAGGCCTACTTGGAATTATGGCAAATAACGTGGTTTCCATGGCTATAGTTGTTAACGGTTTTACTGGTTGGTCTTTAATCTGGACCCTCTCCGCAATCTTTTTATTGTTTTTGTTATTCACTTATATTGGGGGCTTCTGGGCTGTAACATTGACTGACTTTCTTCAAATGTGTATTGGTTTAGTTGCGCTCCCGGCAATGCTACTTTCGTTGTTAATAGAATTCGGCGGATTTAACTTTATTAAGAATAACTGGCCGAGTGATTTAAGTTATTGGACACACGGATTTACTGGGGATCAGTTAAGTATCTTTTCCTTGCAATATCCTAGTCTATTAACCTTTTTTATCCTATTTGCCTGTTTCCTAGTATGGGGAAACAATTATTACTGGCTACGAGTATCATCTACCAGAACTGAAAAAACTGCAAAATTATCATTTGTATTTGCAGTTATTTTATTGGCAGCGGTACCCTATTTAATTCTTACAATAACAGGATTATATGCTGGTTCGTCATTCCCTGAAATTTTCACTCCTAATGGTGGTAGCGTTTCACCAATGGCTGCATTTGGAGTTGTTCTGAAAGGATTACCAATAGCTGTAGCAGCACTTGCTCTTATGGGGTCACTCGCCGCGTCTATCTCTACTTCTACAACGGCTTTAATAGGGGCCTCTGGCACAGCAGTAAGAGATATTTACCAACGTCACATAAAACCAACGGCAACACCTAAAGAGCTTACTTTACCTTCAAAGCTAATAACAGTAGGCTTAGGAATATTAGTTTGGTTATTTTGCTTTTACCCAGGTGGGCCATTATATCTATTCGCTTTTGCAACAGCGTGGTTAGGACCACCTTCTGTTTTAGTGTTTTTAGGAATATGGTGGAAACGCACATCAAAACAGGGAGCATTTTATGGGGCTGTTCTAGGAATTGGGATAACAGCGTTACTTACCTTGTTAGATTTGTTAGGAATATTTTCAATAAGCCAATATACGCATGTTGGTGTAGTTGGACTATTTGTTACTGTATTATTCACCGTTACTGTGAGTTTAATGACTATCCCGAATTATTATGGTAAGGCAAATTGGAAACTAAAAGAAGAGCCTACTGCAGAACTGTTTAAACTCAATGAACAGGAAAAAGAAGTATTAAAACTTATATCTTCAGGTTATAACACAATGGCTGAAGTTTCGGATATGCTTGGAGTAGATTCTTCGGTAAGCAATAAACTTGTTGAAAAGCTGGATCAAACTAGGTTAATTTACCGGAGTAACTATACGGGACCAGGTTTCTATAGTTTTAATTTGACCGAAGCAGGATCAGAATATATCAATCGAAACATGGATTCAGATGAAAGAGTTGAAGAATTTTTAATGGTGGAGGATCTGACTATTTTGCGAAAAATAGGGCTAGGAGTAACAGAATTCAATAAGTATGTAGAGGAGACAGACATGGATTCATTAAAGGTTTCTGTAATTGTTTCAAAGTTAATTAAACAGGGATATTTAAAAGAAAGCGGTCTATGGAAAAGGCAGATCAATATTAATGAGGCTGGCAAGGCAGTTTTAGATAAATATAAGTTCATAGGATGA
- a CDS encoding sigma-70 family RNA polymerase sigma factor, whose amino-acid sequence MDKNNQFTFEAIFEQNQRRIHYHIHKLRINDPHQEFYQEGLFAMWNAYKTYEPDKGVMSTYFNYTIKNRLIDLMRKKSREQQNEGACVQEIGNRTYNSNRIRKSNALIPDITDIPIDDSSTMIWEHVKSLVTESQWSWVYHYIILNMSMKEIAEQEGTTVEAVKSHGKRARKRLREAGLKELMRGLD is encoded by the coding sequence ATGGATAAGAATAATCAATTTACGTTTGAAGCAATTTTTGAGCAAAATCAGCGGAGAATTCATTACCATATTCATAAGTTACGTATTAATGATCCCCACCAAGAGTTTTACCAGGAAGGACTTTTCGCCATGTGGAATGCCTATAAAACGTATGAACCGGATAAAGGCGTCATGTCAACTTACTTCAACTATACGATCAAAAATCGTTTAATTGATTTAATGCGTAAAAAGTCAAGAGAACAACAGAACGAAGGTGCATGTGTGCAAGAGATAGGAAACAGAACGTATAACAGTAATCGCATCCGCAAAAGCAATGCACTTATTCCGGATATTACGGACATACCAATTGATGATTCGTCTACGATGATTTGGGAGCATGTAAAGTCATTAGTAACAGAAAGTCAATGGAGCTGGGTGTATCACTACATTATTTTAAATATGTCAATGAAGGAAATTGCTGAACAAGAAGGTACGACGGTTGAAGCCGTGAAGAGCCATGGAAAACGGGCGAGGAAGAGATTGAGAGAAGCGGGTTTGAAGGAGTTGATGAGGGGGTTGGATTAG
- a CDS encoding GntR family transcriptional regulator codes for MEKLRIQPIKKNKTTKEIVYEKLKTAILIGSINNQEILTETMLSEALETSRTPIREAVADLTKEGLLVHIPRKGFHVREITENEKDQIIFLRSAIESEGLKKLASTVTKEQIVELLEIVGNQETSMKEDDRVRYIELDQLFHQQILEFANQNILSQLLQDMYNLTRLIGHHALMKDGRMREVLKEHKEIIQSLEINDGDKAAQLMKEHLEITKEIVKTVKTN; via the coding sequence ATGGAAAAATTGAGGATACAACCTATTAAAAAGAATAAAACTACAAAAGAAATTGTATATGAAAAACTGAAAACGGCAATTTTAATTGGTTCTATTAATAATCAGGAGATACTAACGGAAACAATGCTTTCTGAAGCACTAGAAACCTCAAGAACTCCTATTAGAGAAGCTGTTGCTGATTTAACAAAAGAAGGTTTATTAGTTCATATACCAAGAAAAGGATTTCACGTTAGAGAAATTACAGAAAATGAAAAAGATCAAATTATTTTCTTGCGATCAGCTATTGAATCAGAAGGATTAAAAAAGCTTGCTTCAACAGTAACTAAAGAACAGATAGTTGAGTTATTAGAAATTGTAGGAAATCAAGAAACTTCGATGAAAGAAGACGATCGAGTAAGATATATTGAATTAGATCAACTATTTCATCAACAAATATTAGAATTCGCAAATCAAAATATCTTAAGTCAGTTGTTACAGGATATGTACAATCTAACAAGACTAATTGGTCATCATGCTCTTATGAAAGATGGAAGAATGAGAGAAGTGTTGAAAGAACACAAGGAAATTATTCAATCGTTAGAAATAAATGATGGTGATAAAGCAGCGCAATTGATG